Genomic DNA from Perognathus longimembris pacificus isolate PPM17 chromosome 6, ASM2315922v1, whole genome shotgun sequence:
CCTGAGCGGGACCCTGAGCGGGAGCCTGGGGCTGAAGACATATTATATGGGCTAGGTAAGCCCTTGGAGGACACCGACGCTGCTTCTAGAAGGCGCAAACCAGTGACATCTTCCATCATGGAGCGATTCATAGCATCTTTGTAGGatatttttaatttggttttgggGCAGGTCAGGATTTTGGCGTAGCTGCTGATGTCTTGCAATCTCTGAGCTGCTCGGCCATCGATGAACCCCTTTCTGATGGCTTCTTCTGTGCTTATCCTCCCATGCACCTCTGGGTCTACCAGGCCTCCAGTGAGGAACTGGAATTCCAGGAAGCGTTGGCCTGCCTCATAGGGGAGCCATTTTTCTTTCACTGCCTCTACTgctgacattttcttctttcccttcacaCCTTCAAAGCCAATGAAGGCTTTCTGAGCAGGCTTCAGCCTGGTAGCCATATCTTGGTCAATGAGACCCTGGGAGACTGCATCCTGAAGTGATAGCCTCTGCCCAGTGGTAGGATGGATGATGCCACCTGTGCAGGCCTGAGCTTCCAGAAGCCTCTGACCAGTGATGCTATCGACAATGCCCCTCTCTATACCTTCTGTGATGGatattttctccaggttttcagtgtcaaagatggctgcAATGGGGCTCGATTCCTCCAGGGGATCAGAAAGAGAGCTGCTCCTGATGGTTAGATTCCGCACACTAGATATGGTGGAAATTTTACTTACTGATTCATGTCGGGAGCTGCTAAAAACATCATCATTGACACTACTGCTCATACCACTACTACTGCCTACACCATTTTTCAAGGAGATCATGTCAGCAAACTGAGTGAGGCTAAGGCTTCCCGATCGGTACTGCTCAAAGAACTTCCTATCAACAAGGCCCTTTTCAATAGCATCTTGAATATCATATTGACTTCCTGTCTTCCTATCTACTAGTACTATCCTGGTAGACCCATCTGACCCTGTGATGGTTATTTCTTCCCATTCACATTCCTGCTCACACAGCTCTCTGAAGGTCTCATAATCAATAAGGCCTTTCTTGTAGGCTTCCTGAACAGACATCTCCTTATTGGTTTCTGGGTCAACTATGACCACTCTTCGCTTCCTGAGGGTATTCTTTTGTGATGTCTGTAcctgtttcttcttctccttcagaGGCAGAAGACACAACCCAGTCTCCTCATCCTTAATGCATCTTTCTTTTAGTTGCAGATAGGTAAGATTTTCTTCAGTGTTGGGATCAAAAAATCCTTTAGTATCATCACTTGGATCTGAGAGAATCTCACTAAGCTCCTCGTTAAAATACCCCCTCTTATAGGCCATGTCAACAGGTAAACGATGGCTCTCCTTTGGGTCAATGATTCCACCAGTGGCAATCTGTGCTTCCAGTAAGCGAATGCCATGGCCCTTTTCAATAAGTTCCTTGTTCATAGCTTGGAACAAAGAGATGATGTTTCCAGTTTCGGGATCATTATAACCAGTGACAGCTCGTTCTGCAGACAGGAGCTTCTCTTTAAACTCAATGCCTACCAGGCCTCTTTTATAGGCTTCCTCTACAGGTAACCTCAAGTTGCTAACAGGATCCACTATGAAACCAGTAGCTGCCTGGGCTTCCAGCAACTCCAGAGCGGTACCAGGTCGAACTAGGCCAATTTTCATGGCCTCATAAATGCCAAGCTTCTGTTTTGTGGTCTCATTGTATATGCCTGCTATACAGCTTGAACCCTGGAGGAAGTCCTTAATTCTCTCTCCCACTTCATCATAAGAAATCTGACCTGATTCCAGTTCATTGACAGTGGATGGTCTCAGTATACCAGAATCCACCAGCTCAGTGACGGTCACAGGTTGTCTGATTCCCTGGAAGGACATGCTTCTCTTCTGCACTGACAGCAACAGCAGACCCGTGTGGGGTTCAATCCTGCACCGTTCCCTGAGCTGCATGTAACTGACCTTCTTTTTGGTGACTGGATCCACGAAGTTCTTCTGACTATCTCGGGGATCATTAAGGGAACGATATAAATCTCGGTCAATCAGCCCACGGGCCAAGGCGACATCTTTTGGCAAGAAGACACTATTCACAGGGTCTACTATACCACCTGAAGCAAGCTGGGCTTCCAGCAGGCGCATTCCGGTTTCTCTGTCAATCAAatttttcttgatggcttccgAAACAGATACTGTCTTGCCTGAAAAGGGATCATCAAAACCAGTGATAGCTTTTTCTGCTGTATAGATCTGCTGGCGGTCATCGAAGTCAATGAGATCACGAGCTATGGCATTGTCAACAGTGAGTTTCTCATTCCGATGGGGATCAATGATACCACCTGTAGCTGCCTGGGCCTCCAGAAGCATGACTGTAGATTCTGGGGTGATGAATTTCTTCCTCTTGGCCTCTACCAAAGAGTATTTTTCCTTGGGGGAAGCTGAAGCACCAGCAATAACCCCTGTACCTCGCAGGAAAGGCTGGATTTCAGAAGCCACTTCTTCCACTGATTTCTTCCCCTTCAACAGTTTGTCCAACGTTGTCTTGTCAATCAGCTGGCACTCATAGAGCTGCATCACAGTCACCTTCTTCCTTAGTCCATCAAACACCAGCTTGGAAGAGTCAACAGTCCATTCATATTCAGTCTGGGTCTCCCGATGGGACCCATAGGGGCGCTGTCTGAGCTTATCAATCTCCTTCTGAAGCCTGCAGCGCTCATTTTCCAGCTGTGACTGTGTCTCCCTACTGGACTCCTCCAGCTTTCGTCTGCACCTCTCctcaatcctcttgatctctgcttgGAGTCTTTCGATCTCACTCTTCAGGCagttcttctctctctcactcttttctctttctgactcTATCTTCTTGATCACCTCCTCCTTTCGAGAATACTGAGTTTTCCACTGATTCAGGTCATTCTGGATCTGCTGCTTCTCACACTCCAGGCGCTGTTTCACCCTGCTTTCTGCCTCCAGCGTTGCCTTTGCACGATTCAGCTCATCCTCTAACCGCTGCAGCCTGGCCTTGTCTTGCTCCAGGACTTTGATTTTCACCAgaaggctctctctctcctgaacCACCTGAGTGCATTGACTCTTTGATTCCTGGATCCTATTAGATGCCTGgaatttaagaagaaagaaatgggaaaaaataatgttttgattTTATATCAGTATCATAATGTAActtcattttatacatattttaaatttgtttacttggctttcctttctgtgctttccctgaaCATACAGTTGGCTTGCTATCCTATAAATTCATAGAAAACATTCTGTAAATTCATGTTACCATTGTGATACATGACTTCATACTTATATTTTGTgggttttccaaaaaaaaaaaaaaggaactaggcAAAGCTGTAGGCTagtcttatttttaaacattaattaTGGTGTGAAAAACGACGGGTTTTCTTCTAAGGTTGTCACCCCTACTATAACTCCATCTCACCTGTCACAGCCACAGTGACATgtttaataaaagaatacaaataaggggatatatacacatacccccccacccagccccacacAAATATTGTCTATAGAGATCAAATGTATTAGAAGTTAcaagaagctattttttttcaattatgggttaaaagaggaaaagcagaaaaGTATTAGGATCATGATCAGAAAGAACAGGATAATGTACGCAGAAAATCATCTATGCAAGACAGAAACGGTGATTTAAAATCTAAATGTGAAATGTACAACCTAGAGGGATGTacattggctcatacctataaccctagctactcagaaggctgagatctgaggactgcaactcaaagcaagcctaggcaggaagtctAAGACTTActttcaattaaacagcaaaaagctggaagtagagatatggcttaagtggtagagctctagccttgagtggaaaagccaagtaagagctcaaggttttgagttcaagccccagtagtgagacatacacacacacacacacctcccacacACAAATGTACATCCTAGATCGCTAAATAAAAACGACATGCTActttatttggttattttaaatttttggaactggagattgaactcaggactttatacATGCTAAGGATACGCTACCACAGAACTATACCCCTAGTCAAAAGATACCTTGAAGAAACTAGGTAGCTAATTTCTTCTACTCTGAGCAAGGAACATTCAGATGAAGTGATCTGAAATGTTACATGGATGCTAAAGTTCTTAGAAGCAAGGCTAAGCAGATTCCACACAGACAAACATTTGATGCAGTGACAGGAATAAAGGGCAAAGGGCATTGAAATAAAAAAGCATTTTTCTAGGTTCATGACAGGTAGTAGTTGAACAACAAAAGGGAAAATTAGACGCTCCAGATCAGATGGTAACAAGGTTAATTGAGAAAATAGTGAAGCTGTGATCAAATATTTGTGAATACCTCTAAAGCCTGCTTTTGGAATTTCTCAATTTCCTGTCTCaaattttccctctctctctgtaaaTCATTAATCAGCCCCTGCAGTTCCAAAGTTCGGTTGTTGCTGATCTGCAATTGGGTCCTTAATTCAGAGATGGTAGAGTTTTTATCACTATCCGCTTCGCTCCGGCCCCTTCTCAGGTCATCATATTCCAGCCTCAGATTCCGTAGTTCTTCCTCCAACATCAAGTGCTCCTTTGTCAGGTTCTCTGTGAGAGACTGCAGCCTCTCGATTTCTATCTTGCTTTCATTAAGACTTCTGCTCTTATCTTCTATGGCCTTTTGGAAGTGCTCATTCCTCAAGTGAGCCTGCTTCACATTTTCTTGCTCCTGTACCAGCTGCCGCCTCAAGGCCTCCACTTCCAAAGACAGCATCTTCAACTCCTCCTGAGTTCTTTGCTTATCCCTCATGTGTCCATCCAGCACCTCCCTCTGCTGCCTGAGGTCATCCTCACTCCTTTTCTTAACAATGGATGCCTGCTCCAGCTGCTGGGTCAGATTAGTGATTTTGATGGCTTGCTCTTTCAAAGACCTCCTCAAGCCTTCCAGCTCATCCTCCAGCTTCTTCCTCTTAGAGGAATCTTCGAAGGCTGTCCTCTTCAGCCGATTCAGCTCCTCCTCCACTTTCTGCTTCTGCAACTGCAGGTCCTTCAGAGAGCTCTGAAAGCGTGTGATGTCCTGATCCTTCACGGTCCTCTCCTGGGAGACCCTTTCATAGTCTATCCTCAGGCGCATCAATTCTTGCTCTTGAAATTTCAATTTACTTATGGTCTCAGATGCACTGCTGTTAGCTTTTTGCAGGTCATACTGGACCTTTTGCAATTTTGCATTTTCATCTTCCAGGCACTTCCGttcattggtttctttttctaCCAGTTGTTTTAATCTATCTATCTCCTTGTTTTTATCCTGGATTGTCTTGGCAGCATCATCAAGTGATTGCTTGTATCTCATGCTCTCTTCAGTCCGCATCTGAGTCACTTGTCTCAGCTCAATCTCCAATTGTTGTTTCCTCTGAGTCATCTCCGAGCCAGTAGCCTTTTGCTGTTGGACATTTTCTTCAACTCTCCTGAGATTCTCAGTGGTCTGAGCTAAGGTGTTCTTTAGCCTCTTAATCTCTTCAGCTAAATTCCTGTTTTCTCTGGTGAGACTGTCAATCTGAGCTCGGTAGCCACTGGtgtcttcttctttttgcatGGTGAGCTGGTGGATGGTAGTCTTGGTGATATTGATCTCGGTCTCAAACTGGTTTTTTAAGCTAATGATCTCCTCATCATAACTGTTTCTTACcttattcagttcattttcatattCCCAACGGCGTTTGGCCTCCTCCTGAAACTCAGCTTTGAGTCTTTCGatctctttgtttttgtcttgaatGGTCTTGGCGGCTTCCTCCAGGGACTGCTTATGTCTTGCATTGTCCTCTGAACGCTGCTGGATGAACTGCTTCAGTTCAATCTCCAGATGTTGCTTTTTCTGCATGATCTCAGAGCCACAGGCTTTTTGCTGAAGAGCATTTTCTTCAGCCCGCCTTCGTTGCTCAGTGGCCTGCAGGATGCTGTCGTTGAGCCTGACAATCTCATCCTTCAGATCTCGGTTCTCCCTCAAGAGTCTGTCAAGCTGGTTTCTAAGATTTTTGGAATCATCCTCTTTCTGCATAGATATCTCCTTGATGGTGGTCTTCGTAATGTTAATTTCTGTTTCATACTTGTTCCTTAAATTACTCATCTCCTCATTATAGTGTTTTCTTACCTTTGCCAGCTCATTTTCATATTCTCTCTTCCGGGCGCCTTCTTCCTGCAGCAGAACCCTCAACCTTTCTATCTCATACTCCTTATCCTTGATGGCTTTCTCAGACTCTAATTTCTGCCAGCCGAGGTTCTCTTTTTCACACTGCCTTGCTTTCTGCAGCTGGTCATAATCATTCTTTTGCTGGTCAAATCTGTCCTCCACAGTCTTTCTTCTTCGCTTTTCATCTTCAATCTCATAAGTCAGTCGGGTGATTTTCTCATTGAGCTCTTTTATTTGGGCATAACACTTGTCTAGATTTTGTTTTGCTGACTTTCCATCTAGCTCAGCTTGTCTCTTCAGCTCCTCCAAGCTCACAAGCTTTGCTTTGAACTGGGAACACTCTGCCTGGTATTTTTGCAGGTTCTGATCCAGGAATTTGTTCTTATTACAATTTTCTGAGTTGGCATCTCGGGCCAGTCTGAGTTCCTCTTCCAAAACTTCAATCTTGGTATTTTTTAGCTGTGGATATGAAATCAGAAATTATGTTAAAAGAAAAGCACCTTATACTGTTTGTGATTTAGGTACacaggatattgtatatatgcctaccttatctagggaagggaaagaaaaatgaaggtgtaacaaatatcacaagaaatgtactcactaccttattatgtaactg
This window encodes:
- the LOC125353085 gene encoding desmoplakin isoform X1 — translated: MSCNGGSHPRINTLGRMIRAESGPDLRYEVTCGGGGGGGGGGAARTYYSRRSAVNDQNSDGYCQTGTVSRHQNQNTIQELLQNCSDCLMRAELIVQPELKYGDGIQLARSRELDECFAQANDQMEITDSLIREMRQMGQPCDAYQKRLLQLQEQMRALYKAISVPRVRRASSKGGGGYTCQSGSGWDEFTKRLTGECLGWMRQQRAEMDMVAWGVDLASVEQHINSHRSIHNAIGDYRWQLDKIKADLREKSAIYQLEEEYENLLKSSFERMDHLRQLQSIIQATSREIMWINDCEEEELLYDWSDKNTNIAQKQEAFSIRMSQLEAKEKELNKLKQESDQLVLNQHPASDKIEAYMDTLQTQWSWILQITKCIDVHLKENAAYFQFFEEAQSTESYLKGLQDSIRKKYPCDKNMPLQHLLEQIKELEKEREKILEYKRQVQNLVNKSKKIVQLKPRNPDYRSNKPIILRALCDYKQDQKIVHKGDECILKDNNERSKWYVTGPGGVDMLVPSVGLIIPPPNPLAVDLSCKIEQYYEAILALWNQLYINMKSLVSWHYCMIDIEKIRAMTIAKLKTMRQEDYMKTIADLELHYQEFIRNSQGSEMFGDDDKRKMQSQFTDAQKHYQTLVIQLPGHPQHQTVTKTEITHVGSCQDVNHNKVIETNRENDKQETWLLMELQKIRRQMEHCEGRMSLRNLLLTDQASTHHITVKINELKSIQNDSQAIAEVLNQLKDMLANFRGSEKYCYLQNEVFGLFQKLENINGVSDGYLNSLCSVRALLQAILQTEDMLKVYEARLTEEETVCLDLDKVEAYRCGLKKIKNDLNLKKSLLATMKTELQKAQQIHSQSSQQYPLYDLDLGKFSEKVIQLSDRWQKIDKQIDFRLWDLEKQIKQLRNYRDNYQSFCKWLYDAKRRQDSLESMKFGDSSTVMRFLNEQKNLHNEISGKRDKSEEVQKIAELCANSIKDYELQLASYTSGLETLLNIPIKRTMVQSPSGVILQEAVDIHARYIELLTRSGDYYRFLSEMLKSLEDLKLKNTKIEVLEEELRLARDANSENCNKNKFLDQNLQKYQAECSQFKAKLVSLEELKRQAELDGKSAKQNLDKCYAQIKELNEKITRLTYEIEDEKRRRKTVEDRFDQQKNDYDQLQKARQCEKENLGWQKLESEKAIKDKEYEIERLRVLLQEEGARKREYENELAKVRKHYNEEMSNLRNKYETEINITKTTIKEISMQKEDDSKNLRNQLDRLLRENRDLKDEIVRLNDSILQATEQRRRAEENALQQKACGSEIMQKKQHLEIELKQFIQQRSEDNARHKQSLEEAAKTIQDKNKEIERLKAEFQEEAKRRWEYENELNKVRNSYDEEIISLKNQFETEINITKTTIHQLTMQKEEDTSGYRAQIDSLTRENRNLAEEIKRLKNTLAQTTENLRRVEENVQQQKATGSEMTQRKQQLEIELRQVTQMRTEESMRYKQSLDDAAKTIQDKNKEIDRLKQLVEKETNERKCLEDENAKLQKVQYDLQKANSSASETISKLKFQEQELMRLRIDYERVSQERTVKDQDITRFQSSLKDLQLQKQKVEEELNRLKRTAFEDSSKRKKLEDELEGLRRSLKEQAIKITNLTQQLEQASIVKKRSEDDLRQQREVLDGHMRDKQRTQEELKMLSLEVEALRRQLVQEQENVKQAHLRNEHFQKAIEDKSRSLNESKIEIERLQSLTENLTKEHLMLEEELRNLRLEYDDLRRGRSEADSDKNSTISELRTQLQISNNRTLELQGLINDLQRERENLRQEIEKFQKQALEASNRIQESKSQCTQVVQERESLLVKIKVLEQDKARLQRLEDELNRAKATLEAESRVKQRLECEKQQIQNDLNQWKTQYSRKEEVIKKIESEREKSEREKNCLKSEIERLQAEIKRIEERCRRKLEESSRETQSQLENERCRLQKEIDKLRQRPYGSHRETQTEYEWTVDSSKLVFDGLRKKVTVMQLYECQLIDKTTLDKLLKGKKSVEEVASEIQPFLRGTGVIAGASASPKEKYSLVEAKRKKFITPESTVMLLEAQAATGGIIDPHRNEKLTVDNAIARDLIDFDDRQQIYTAEKAITGFDDPFSGKTVSVSEAIKKNLIDRETGMRLLEAQLASGGIVDPVNSVFLPKDVALARGLIDRDLYRSLNDPRDSQKNFVDPVTKKKVSYMQLRERCRIEPHTGLLLLSVQKRSMSFQGIRQPVTVTELVDSGILRPSTVNELESGQISYDEVGERIKDFLQGSSCIAGIYNETTKQKLGIYEAMKIGLVRPGTALELLEAQAATGFIVDPVSNLRLPVEEAYKRGLVGIEFKEKLLSAERAVTGYNDPETGNIISLFQAMNKELIEKGHGIRLLEAQIATGGIIDPKESHRLPVDMAYKRGYFNEELSEILSDPSDDTKGFFDPNTEENLTYLQLKERCIKDEETGLCLLPLKEKKKQVQTSQKNTLRKRRVVIVDPETNKEMSVQEAYKKGLIDYETFRELCEQECEWEEITITGSDGSTRIVLVDRKTGSQYDIQDAIEKGLVDRKFFEQYRSGSLSLTQFADMISLKNGVGSSSGMSSSVNDDVFSSSRHESVSKISTISSVRNLTIRSSSLSDPLEESSPIAAIFDTENLEKISITEGIERGIVDSITGQRLLEAQACTGGIIHPTTGQRLSLQDAVSQGLIDQDMATRLKPAQKAFIGFEGVKGKKKMSAVEAVKEKWLPYEAGQRFLEFQFLTGGLVDPEVHGRISTEEAIRKGFIDGRAAQRLQDISSYAKILTCPKTKLKISYKDAMNRSMMEDVTGLRLLEAASVSSKGLPSPYNMSSAPGSRSGSRSGSRSASRSGSRSGSQSGSRRGSFDATGNSSYSYTYSFSTSSTGH
- the LOC125353085 gene encoding desmoplakin isoform X2, with amino-acid sequence MSCNGGSHPRINTLGRMIRAESGPDLRYEVTCGGGGGGGGGGAARTYYSRRSAVNDQNSDGYCQTGTVSRHQNQNTIQELLQNCSDCLMRAELIVQPELKYGDGIQLARSRELDECFAQANDQMEITDSLIREMRQMGQPCDAYQKRLLQLQEQMRALYKAISVPRVRRASSKGGGGYTCQSGSGWDEFTKRLTGECLGWMRQQRAEMDMVAWGVDLASVEQHINSHRSIHNAIGDYRWQLDKIKADLREKSAIYQLEEEYENLLKSSFERMDHLRQLQSIIQATSREIMWINDCEEEELLYDWSDKNTNIAQKQEAFSIRMSQLEAKEKELNKLKQESDQLVLNQHPASDKIEAYMDTLQTQWSWILQITKCIDVHLKENAAYFQFFEEAQSTESYLKGLQDSIRKKYPCDKNMPLQHLLEQIKELEKEREKILEYKRQVQNLVNKSKKIVQLKPRNPDYRSNKPIILRALCDYKQDQKIVHKGDECILKDNNERSKWYVTGPGGVDMLVPSVGLIIPPPNPLAVDLSCKIEQYYEAILALWNQLYINMKSLVSWHYCMIDIEKIRAMTIAKLKTMRQEDYMKTIADLELHYQEFIRNSQGSEMFGDDDKRKMQSQFTDAQKHYQTLVIQLPGHPQHQTVTKTEITHVGSCQDVNHNKVIETNRENDKQETWLLMELQKIRRQMEHCEGRMSLRNLLLTDQASTHHITVKINELKSIQNDSQAIAEVLNQLKDMLANFRGSEKYCYLQNEVFGLFQKLENINGVSDGYLNSLCSVRALLQAILQTEDMLKVYEARLTEEETVCLDLDKVEAYRCGLKKIKNDLNLKKSLLATMKTELQKAQQIHSQSSQQYPLYDLDLGKFSEKVIQLSDRWQKIDKQIDFRLWDLEKQIKQLRNYRDNYQSFCKWLYDAKRRQDSLESMKFGDSSTVMRFLNEQKNLHNEISGKRDKSEEVQKIAELCANSIKDYELQLASYTSGLETLLNIPIKRTMVQSPSGVILQEAVDIHARYIELLTRSGDYYRFLSEMLKSLEDLKLKNTKIEVLEEELRLARDANSENCNKNKFLDQNLQKYQAECSQFKAKLVSLEELKRQAELDGKSAKQNLDKCYAQIKELNEKITRLTYEIEDEKRRRKTVEDRFDQQKNDYDQLQKARQCEKENLGWQKLESEKAIKDKEYEIERLRVLLQEEGARKREYENELAKASNRIQESKSQCTQVVQERESLLVKIKVLEQDKARLQRLEDELNRAKATLEAESRVKQRLECEKQQIQNDLNQWKTQYSRKEEVIKKIESEREKSEREKNCLKSEIERLQAEIKRIEERCRRKLEESSRETQSQLENERCRLQKEIDKLRQRPYGSHRETQTEYEWTVDSSKLVFDGLRKKVTVMQLYECQLIDKTTLDKLLKGKKSVEEVASEIQPFLRGTGVIAGASASPKEKYSLVEAKRKKFITPESTVMLLEAQAATGGIIDPHRNEKLTVDNAIARDLIDFDDRQQIYTAEKAITGFDDPFSGKTVSVSEAIKKNLIDRETGMRLLEAQLASGGIVDPVNSVFLPKDVALARGLIDRDLYRSLNDPRDSQKNFVDPVTKKKVSYMQLRERCRIEPHTGLLLLSVQKRSMSFQGIRQPVTVTELVDSGILRPSTVNELESGQISYDEVGERIKDFLQGSSCIAGIYNETTKQKLGIYEAMKIGLVRPGTALELLEAQAATGFIVDPVSNLRLPVEEAYKRGLVGIEFKEKLLSAERAVTGYNDPETGNIISLFQAMNKELIEKGHGIRLLEAQIATGGIIDPKESHRLPVDMAYKRGYFNEELSEILSDPSDDTKGFFDPNTEENLTYLQLKERCIKDEETGLCLLPLKEKKKQVQTSQKNTLRKRRVVIVDPETNKEMSVQEAYKKGLIDYETFRELCEQECEWEEITITGSDGSTRIVLVDRKTGSQYDIQDAIEKGLVDRKFFEQYRSGSLSLTQFADMISLKNGVGSSSGMSSSVNDDVFSSSRHESVSKISTISSVRNLTIRSSSLSDPLEESSPIAAIFDTENLEKISITEGIERGIVDSITGQRLLEAQACTGGIIHPTTGQRLSLQDAVSQGLIDQDMATRLKPAQKAFIGFEGVKGKKKMSAVEAVKEKWLPYEAGQRFLEFQFLTGGLVDPEVHGRISTEEAIRKGFIDGRAAQRLQDISSYAKILTCPKTKLKISYKDAMNRSMMEDVTGLRLLEAASVSSKGLPSPYNMSSAPGSRSGSRSGSRSASRSGSRSGSQSGSRRGSFDATGNSSYSYTYSFSTSSTGH